A window of Hymenobacter aerilatus contains these coding sequences:
- a CDS encoding FG-GAP-like repeat-containing protein, with amino-acid sequence MKKVIYSFYNFLIISIFIVAPLSAVGQTPKLVNTQPTRHSTNAPRAGAITLLFNQPIAAISANSLRVYGNQLRGLRPGTLSGGNSSTLIFTPTQHFAPGERVSVSLPATLINTAGVGIQRHVYEFTAATAGTGRGFFLDTTEVAATNSRDQLLGDLDNDGDLDLLTSAGLYGMFSYLNDGRGHFRAHYNSVVGSTPSGATLADIDQDGYLDLLAGDADNATVAIGLSDSAGGFGFVKQLVVVGNHPVSVAAGDVDGDGDMDFVSANYADNTITVGYNGGTALLFRIARTATFRVGQQPTAVQLADVDNDGDLDVLTSDSGSNTVSIRINSGAGTFSGTTSIAVGAAPADLRLADLDSDGDLDLVTVNAADGTVSVRLNNGLGGYSQTATLLLPLGSTPNSLQTGDVDADGDLDLVVAQGRGGQVMTFLNKGAANFAAQYGALELSSLFGSPVALGVTLGDVDGDGDLDLITADEKRGKVVLGRNGLAPSIGPPMLNAFSPAAGPVGTSVQISGNDLSSTTHLLFNGVDATFLVNSNQQITAVVPAGASTGALRLTTVGGSVESTQPFVVTTGPVPSVPVTGTIPVRNALGVETTAPVEASFAGPITELSAHNMAVIGSQRRGRQMGIVTGGGTATLRTTPEPAFAPGERVTLILPATLTSTSGGAVQPQVVEFQTATAGTGEGVFDASDKANTASATAPSFVRVADLDNDGDLDLISSPVGAETGAVMLHFNEGNGTFSPATSSSLPAFVGTPGEVIPADVDGDGDFDLLVAENYSFTSLITRINVWLNNGQGRFTAGSSLIIPSTSVNALRVGDMDADGDLDIVFIMAFDTVYVALNNGSGYFSLTSSTIGPNSSQLDLLDFDKDGDLDVLVTSYNYPEKKLVIALNDGRGQLTAQSPVQITLPQNLQDLAVGDITGDDIADLIYISGISTQQPSELAFWPGLGNGQFGARSIAYATSAYARSVRLADVNADGKLDVVTLSSGGMSGYTPLPPAELQVLLGDGRGGLGLPTTQTLTAKGESALSPELGDVDGDGDLDIVVANTAANALQVHFNRGRPVPTLATFAPAQGPIGTQIILTGTNFTSIREVRFAGKETTQVQVLSPTQCAVVIPEGARTGLITVGTPSGTATSVSSFTVTVPAAVTEFTPARNAINVPVNSAVSLRFAQNMPLESAGNIIVQGELRQGRRTGIMSGAGSSERRFVPNVEFAPGERVQVTLPVSGTPATGVAQPQGYTFTAATSGPGRGNLRWASSTTDHYNQYNTVTGDFNEDGAPDIIIPNIFKNRLDVLLNDKQGTLTTQTMSVPAASIFTTQVSDLNGDGHLDLVLTEYVTRRNNRQIDRIVWQAGTGTGAFGPVQPLHTLSGSPSEIVIGDVNGDGLPDLMAVIGSPDSVFISLNKGNGNFQRQPDILAAPYTNMLRLGDYNNDGILDMFMVSNGSARLYRYQGVGNGTFVPLPPLLLNNRGQGIAIELGDIDADGNLDIITSSGAVYVYRGDGKGNLSAPQILEGTGRFDHLRLADFDADGDLDLLTGSRDAFKGVKLFYNDGTGQFKRYATAGDNTVPRSVTVADFNLDGSLDMVVTGDSIYNLGNSYPNKSGLFTYFNHPTGPSIISFSPTNGEAGTVVTLTGTGLGSVISVTVGGVAVPFIVQSDTQLTLTVGVDTPTGVIVVNSPHGAATSATSFRMPLPTIRNFTPYAGAVQRLITVTGSYFSGATGVRFNGVAAPGFRVLSPTELTVLVPTGATNGPLSITTPSGTTTSNTSFAFLPTATGLQPGRNAQNVPPSAPLTMEFSQPVGTFAANKLRIFSSQQQGKLTGMLTGVGTSSLRFAPTLAFKPGEQISVTLPTELLGMQGAISSKQVYQFRVATGGTGRGAFTGNQNLPSWGAVQMIRLGDMNGDGQLDIVTVDINRIGVSLSKGNNTFAPPIYTLLDNFYPALQLGDFDLDGDLDVVTLYNSGSLAVRLNDGTGMLSTGQTLYQVPVGIGYDEVAFEAGDIDGDGDLDVVTGSFNSSTITALLNDGTGNFRIDKQQKVNNYFTLIRLGDVDNDGDLDVVAVNEQAQAIGENKLVVCLNDGNGQFTGASNLTLDVFPTKLQLGDMDGDGNLDVVITGSTPRAAALDQYSVTTLRNDGTGRFAIGPRQLLTGRGATAYEIELGDVDADGDLDVLTAGIEVISPEQVIMLFLNDGKAALTGSKAVISNHSPACMALGDLDNDGDLDLAFDNDKIGLRFNDSAIPLSATPRNSGTSSITLYPNPAHQQFTLRLPVGLLTRAGTLVLVNNLGQTIHQQDLPAIPAGGDWVVKVPSATAGMYWIRLTIGDEQQTIGRIMLQ; translated from the coding sequence ATGAAAAAGGTTATCTACTCGTTTTATAATTTTTTGATTATTTCAATATTTATTGTTGCTCCGCTGAGTGCTGTGGGTCAGACACCTAAACTGGTGAATACACAACCTACTCGACATTCAACAAATGCTCCACGCGCAGGAGCTATTACGCTACTTTTCAATCAACCAATTGCTGCCATATCGGCCAATTCGCTGCGTGTGTACGGTAACCAATTGCGCGGTTTGCGGCCAGGGACGCTTAGTGGCGGTAATTCATCCACGCTAATATTCACGCCTACTCAGCACTTTGCTCCTGGTGAGCGGGTGAGCGTGAGCTTACCTGCTACGCTTATAAATACAGCAGGCGTCGGAATTCAACGACATGTATACGAGTTTACCGCTGCTACAGCAGGAACCGGGCGAGGCTTTTTTCTTGATACTACAGAAGTTGCTGCTACCAATTCGCGCGACCAGCTGTTAGGTGACTTGGATAATGATGGCGACCTAGACCTATTAACGTCAGCCGGTTTATACGGTATGTTTTCTTACCTGAATGATGGTAGAGGCCACTTCAGAGCACATTACAATTCCGTAGTTGGAAGTACGCCTAGTGGAGCTACGTTAGCTGATATAGACCAGGACGGCTACTTGGACTTACTAGCTGGGGATGCAGATAACGCCACGGTTGCGATTGGGCTCAGCGACAGCGCGGGAGGTTTTGGCTTTGTCAAGCAATTGGTCGTTGTTGGTAACCATCCTGTGAGCGTTGCTGCTGGTGATGTAGATGGGGATGGAGATATGGACTTTGTGTCTGCCAATTACGCGGATAACACCATCACTGTAGGCTATAATGGTGGTACAGCTTTGTTATTTCGCATTGCTCGTACAGCCACCTTTCGCGTTGGTCAGCAGCCTACGGCTGTGCAATTAGCCGATGTTGATAACGATGGTGACTTGGATGTGCTGACTAGCGACAGTGGAAGCAATACCGTCAGCATTCGGATAAATTCGGGCGCGGGTACTTTTAGTGGCACTACCAGTATAGCCGTAGGCGCTGCTCCTGCTGATCTGCGTTTAGCCGACCTCGATTCGGATGGGGACCTTGACTTGGTTACAGTGAATGCTGCCGATGGAACCGTGAGCGTACGTCTTAATAATGGCCTGGGTGGCTACAGCCAAACGGCTACCCTGCTTTTGCCGCTGGGCAGTACACCCAATAGTCTGCAAACTGGGGATGTTGATGCAGATGGTGATTTGGATTTAGTAGTGGCGCAGGGTCGGGGCGGACAAGTAATGACCTTTCTTAACAAAGGTGCGGCGAACTTTGCGGCGCAGTACGGCGCTCTAGAATTAAGCTCCTTGTTTGGGTCACCCGTTGCATTAGGAGTGACTTTAGGTGATGTAGACGGGGATGGGGACTTAGACTTGATTACAGCAGACGAGAAGCGAGGTAAAGTTGTACTAGGCCGAAACGGGCTGGCTCCGTCAATAGGACCGCCTATGTTGAATGCTTTCTCCCCTGCAGCTGGTCCAGTAGGTACTTCTGTACAGATTTCGGGTAATGATTTGAGCAGTACAACTCATCTGTTGTTCAATGGTGTGGATGCCACATTCCTTGTGAACTCCAATCAGCAAATAACGGCTGTTGTACCGGCAGGTGCTAGTACGGGAGCGTTACGTCTCACTACAGTGGGTGGTAGTGTAGAATCAACTCAGCCTTTCGTCGTAACGACTGGTCCTGTTCCCTCAGTACCCGTTACGGGTACTATTCCGGTGCGTAACGCGCTAGGGGTAGAGACAACAGCGCCAGTGGAAGCGTCCTTTGCGGGTCCCATTACAGAGTTATCGGCGCACAACATGGCCGTTATTGGCTCTCAGCGGCGCGGCCGTCAAATGGGGATAGTAACAGGTGGCGGTACAGCTACGCTACGTACCACGCCGGAACCTGCTTTTGCTCCGGGTGAACGTGTTACATTAATCCTACCTGCTACCTTGACAAGTACTTCAGGGGGAGCAGTGCAACCACAGGTAGTGGAGTTTCAGACCGCAACGGCAGGTACCGGGGAAGGCGTGTTTGATGCAAGTGATAAGGCTAATACCGCTTCCGCTACGGCCCCCTCCTTTGTTCGCGTGGCAGATCTTGACAACGACGGGGACCTTGACTTGATCAGCAGTCCCGTTGGAGCTGAGACCGGAGCAGTCATGCTGCACTTCAACGAAGGGAATGGCACATTCAGCCCTGCTACCAGCAGCAGCTTACCAGCATTTGTGGGTACGCCTGGAGAAGTAATACCTGCCGATGTGGATGGGGACGGGGATTTTGATCTATTAGTGGCAGAAAATTACTCATTTACTTCTCTTATCACACGCATTAACGTGTGGTTGAACAATGGACAAGGCCGCTTCACTGCAGGATCTTCTTTAATAATACCTAGCACTAGTGTTAATGCACTACGCGTAGGAGATATGGATGCAGACGGGGATTTGGATATAGTGTTCATCATGGCATTCGATACCGTTTATGTGGCTCTGAATAATGGCAGTGGTTATTTCTCCCTAACTAGTAGCACTATTGGCCCTAATTCTTCTCAACTGGATTTACTAGACTTTGATAAGGATGGAGACTTGGATGTACTGGTTACTTCCTATAACTATCCAGAAAAAAAGCTAGTGATTGCACTTAATGATGGACGCGGGCAACTTACAGCGCAATCACCTGTTCAGATTACTTTGCCGCAGAATCTGCAAGATTTAGCGGTCGGAGACATAACGGGGGATGATATAGCTGATCTAATATATATAAGCGGCATTTCCACTCAACAGCCTAGTGAACTAGCTTTTTGGCCAGGATTGGGTAACGGACAATTTGGTGCCCGTAGCATAGCATACGCGACGAGCGCATACGCTCGATCAGTGAGATTGGCAGATGTAAATGCCGATGGAAAGCTTGACGTTGTAACTTTATCCTCGGGCGGTATGAGCGGTTATACTCCGCTACCGCCAGCCGAACTACAGGTGTTGCTTGGCGATGGACGCGGAGGATTAGGTCTACCTACTACTCAAACACTAACTGCCAAAGGCGAATCAGCACTAAGCCCCGAGTTAGGTGACGTAGATGGGGATGGGGACCTAGATATAGTAGTTGCAAATACAGCGGCCAATGCACTTCAGGTACACTTCAATCGAGGTCGTCCAGTTCCTACTCTCGCGACGTTTGCCCCCGCTCAGGGCCCAATAGGCACTCAGATTATCCTAACGGGTACTAATTTCACCAGCATTCGGGAGGTGCGGTTTGCAGGTAAGGAAACAACCCAGGTACAAGTTCTCTCTCCCACGCAGTGCGCAGTGGTAATTCCTGAGGGGGCTCGCACAGGACTGATTACGGTAGGTACACCTAGTGGCACTGCTACAAGCGTAAGTAGCTTTACGGTAACCGTGCCAGCGGCAGTTACAGAATTTACGCCGGCCCGAAACGCCATTAATGTTCCCGTAAATAGCGCAGTGAGCTTGCGGTTTGCGCAAAATATGCCGTTAGAGTCGGCCGGTAACATAATAGTGCAAGGGGAGTTACGACAAGGCCGTCGGACCGGCATAATGAGTGGTGCTGGTTCATCGGAGCGCCGTTTTGTTCCAAACGTAGAATTTGCGCCAGGCGAACGGGTACAGGTTACACTACCTGTTTCAGGTACGCCAGCAACTGGCGTTGCGCAACCGCAGGGGTACACATTTACGGCCGCTACAAGCGGTCCTGGTCGAGGTAATTTGCGTTGGGCAAGCTCGACTACCGACCATTATAATCAATACAATACGGTAACGGGAGACTTTAATGAAGATGGAGCGCCAGATATTATTATACCGAACATCTTCAAGAATAGGCTGGATGTCTTACTGAATGACAAGCAGGGTACGCTTACCACACAAACGATGAGCGTACCTGCAGCATCCATATTCACCACACAGGTTTCTGACCTTAATGGTGATGGTCATCTAGACCTCGTTCTGACAGAGTATGTCACTCGTCGCAACAATCGTCAGATCGACAGGATAGTATGGCAAGCAGGTACCGGTACGGGTGCATTTGGTCCCGTACAGCCGCTGCACACGCTTAGCGGTAGTCCTAGCGAAATAGTGATAGGAGATGTGAACGGTGATGGACTACCAGATCTGATGGCGGTAATTGGAAGCCCTGACAGCGTCTTTATATCCTTGAACAAAGGGAATGGTAATTTTCAGCGGCAACCCGATATACTGGCGGCTCCTTATACCAACATGTTGCGTTTAGGAGATTATAACAACGATGGAATACTCGATATGTTCATGGTGAGCAACGGGAGTGCTCGGTTATATCGTTACCAAGGGGTAGGCAATGGCACTTTCGTGCCGTTGCCACCATTGCTATTGAACAACCGCGGGCAAGGTATTGCTATAGAACTTGGCGACATAGATGCAGATGGTAACTTGGACATAATCACATCATCTGGTGCCGTGTATGTGTATCGTGGCGATGGCAAAGGCAACCTTAGTGCGCCCCAAATACTCGAGGGTACCGGGCGCTTTGACCATTTGCGGTTAGCCGACTTTGATGCGGATGGTGACTTGGATTTGCTTACAGGCAGCCGAGATGCTTTTAAAGGAGTAAAACTATTCTACAACGATGGTACGGGACAATTTAAGCGCTACGCTACCGCTGGAGACAATACCGTTCCAAGGTCTGTAACCGTAGCGGACTTCAACTTGGATGGTAGCTTAGATATGGTTGTTACGGGTGATAGTATTTATAACTTAGGTAACTCATACCCCAATAAGAGTGGGCTATTCACGTATTTCAACCACCCTACAGGTCCATCCATTATAAGTTTCTCACCAACAAATGGAGAGGCTGGGACGGTTGTTACACTCACAGGAACGGGACTAGGTAGTGTCATCAGCGTAACGGTGGGCGGGGTAGCAGTGCCTTTCATAGTGCAATCAGACACACAGCTTACCCTAACGGTTGGCGTAGACACGCCAACTGGGGTGATTGTCGTCAACTCGCCGCACGGCGCTGCTACCAGCGCAACTTCTTTCCGAATGCCGCTGCCCACTATACGCAATTTCACGCCCTATGCTGGTGCTGTGCAACGTCTGATTACGGTAACTGGCAGCTATTTCAGTGGTGCCACTGGCGTCCGTTTCAATGGGGTAGCAGCACCTGGTTTCCGAGTTCTTTCCCCTACGGAACTTACCGTATTAGTTCCCACAGGTGCTACCAACGGTCCGCTAAGCATCACAACGCCTAGCGGTACGACAACCAGTAATACGTCCTTTGCTTTCTTACCAACTGCTACCGGCTTGCAACCGGGCCGCAACGCGCAGAATGTACCGCCTAGCGCCCCCCTAACCATGGAGTTTTCGCAGCCTGTGGGCACATTTGCAGCCAATAAGTTGCGGATATTTAGTAGCCAGCAACAGGGGAAGTTAACCGGGATGCTTACAGGAGTAGGTACATCTTCGCTACGCTTTGCTCCTACTCTAGCATTTAAGCCCGGTGAGCAAATAAGTGTAACGCTGCCAACGGAACTACTTGGAATGCAGGGAGCTATTTCATCTAAGCAAGTTTATCAATTCCGTGTTGCAACGGGTGGGACGGGACGTGGTGCGTTTACGGGCAACCAAAACCTACCTAGTTGGGGAGCAGTACAGATGATACGACTAGGAGATATGAATGGTGATGGTCAGTTGGATATTGTAACCGTCGACATCAATCGAATTGGCGTTAGTCTTAGCAAAGGTAACAACACCTTCGCGCCACCCATCTACACCTTATTAGATAACTTTTATCCTGCTCTACAGCTAGGCGACTTCGACCTTGATGGAGACCTAGACGTGGTAACTTTATACAACTCGGGCTCCTTGGCAGTTCGCCTCAACGATGGCACGGGTATGCTTAGCACGGGACAAACGTTGTATCAGGTACCTGTAGGCATAGGCTACGACGAAGTAGCTTTCGAAGCAGGCGATATTGATGGCGATGGGGACTTGGATGTGGTAACGGGCTCCTTTAATTCCAGCACTATCACAGCGCTGCTTAATGACGGGACAGGTAATTTTCGCATTGATAAGCAACAGAAAGTCAATAATTACTTTACACTAATTCGGTTAGGCGATGTTGACAATGATGGTGATTTAGACGTAGTCGCTGTTAATGAACAGGCACAAGCAATTGGTGAAAATAAGTTAGTGGTGTGTCTTAACGACGGCAATGGACAATTCACCGGAGCATCTAATCTCACCTTGGACGTATTTCCGACTAAGCTACAGCTGGGTGATATGGATGGCGACGGTAACCTGGACGTAGTTATTACCGGTTCTACTCCGCGCGCGGCTGCCCTTGACCAATACAGCGTCACTACGCTGCGTAACGATGGCACTGGTCGATTTGCTATCGGGCCACGCCAATTGCTTACCGGGCGAGGTGCTACCGCCTATGAAATAGAGCTAGGAGATGTAGACGCCGACGGCGACTTAGATGTGCTTACTGCTGGTATCGAAGTAATTTCCCCCGAGCAAGTGATTATGCTGTTTCTGAATGACGGAAAGGCTGCATTAACGGGTAGTAAAGCAGTGATTAGCAACCATAGTCCAGCTTGCATGGCCCTAGGTGACCTCGACAATGATGGTGACCTAGATTTAGCTTTCGATAACGATAAGATTGGGTTGCGATTTAATGATTCTGCTATTCCATTAAGCGCTACGCCTAGGAACTCTGGTACATCTTCCATTACGCTATATCCTAATCCCGCGCACCAGCAGTTTACGCTACGATTACCAGTTGGACTACTCACACGCGCAGGTACACTTGTGTTGGTCAATAATTTGGGCCAGACAATACATCAGCAAGATCTGCCAGCCATACCAGCAGGTGGTGATTGGGTAGTGAAAGTTCCGAGCGCCACAGCTGGGATGTACTGGATTCGCTTGACGATAGGCGACGAGCAACAGACTATTGGCCGAATAATGTTGCAGTAA
- a CDS encoding transporter translates to MRKLDALGCRGFLLLSTVCCLLLALPGYGQKREDIDSIDPGRPDQTNGTSVVQKHFVQLEGGLRYQEGRSSRTYNYPTLTVRYGLLDRVELRLGTGFEASVPSSSRQRQRGVGAPEVGTRVYLWDEKGVLPQAAFTATATLPVGKKELRPTSPEARMRLGLSNSLTDDLTLTYTYGYGWVQNATEQKYAVKLAARLSKQFSVYGEAFGTTETRSRPDNEVDMGLLWLVRPNLQLDIAGGAGISSAAPAYFITTGASIRLPY, encoded by the coding sequence ATGAGGAAACTGGACGCGCTGGGCTGTAGAGGCTTTCTATTATTGAGTACTGTATGCTGCCTACTGCTGGCGCTACCTGGCTACGGGCAGAAACGCGAGGACATAGACTCCATTGACCCCGGCCGGCCCGATCAGACCAACGGTACTAGTGTGGTGCAAAAGCACTTTGTGCAGCTGGAAGGTGGCCTGCGCTATCAGGAAGGCCGGTCGTCGCGCACGTACAACTACCCTACCCTTACGGTGCGCTACGGTCTGCTGGATAGGGTGGAGCTGCGGCTGGGCACTGGGTTTGAGGCGTCGGTGCCGAGTAGTAGCCGGCAGCGTCAGCGGGGGGTGGGGGCACCCGAGGTAGGCACCCGCGTGTACCTGTGGGATGAGAAGGGAGTGCTGCCGCAAGCCGCTTTCACGGCTACGGCTACCCTACCCGTTGGTAAGAAAGAGCTACGCCCTACCAGCCCCGAGGCCCGTATGCGCCTGGGTCTTTCCAATTCCCTTACCGATGATCTTACCCTCACCTACACCTACGGCTATGGCTGGGTGCAGAACGCTACTGAGCAGAAGTACGCCGTGAAGCTCGCCGCCCGGCTGAGCAAGCAATTTTCGGTGTACGGCGAGGCCTTTGGCACCACCGAAACCCGCAGTCGGCCCGACAACGAAGTAGATATGGGGTTGCTCTGGCTGGTGCGACCAAACTTGCAGCTGGATATTGCCGGCGGTGCCGGTATCAGCAGTGCCGCGCCGGCTTATTTCATTACAACGGGCGCCTCTATTCGCCTACCCTATTAG
- a CDS encoding restriction endonuclease, with the protein MVLSKEISDSIRNCILSIFYRRVDVLDFFQRTGCTRDDLREVINFESLGLTKNAIIERVFQRLQNRADGGIVPIRNITRELTEWTTFDLYYFGPNGMLDLSKAKSAIRHLKEIQIKHDGRLHEETKERKRKQEELKAKHTLADIQKKFILLHKGLDEHGREINLQKRGYLFEALLRDLFQFEELNLTEQFQLNTLGEQIDGSLKYDGEHYIIEAKWQDELVASNALYQFAYKVEGKMYGRGFFISLNGFSSDSVHALKHGKSLKSILIDGADLALVMEGIWSFSEMLDRKVKAAQTLGQIYIDPSSMKEKVRV; encoded by the coding sequence ATGGTCTTATCAAAAGAAATTTCCGATAGTATCCGCAACTGCATTCTCTCCATTTTCTACCGACGAGTAGATGTTCTGGACTTTTTCCAGAGAACAGGATGCACTAGGGATGATTTGCGTGAAGTGATAAATTTTGAATCCCTTGGCCTCACCAAAAATGCCATTATCGAAAGAGTATTTCAACGGTTACAAAACCGAGCTGATGGTGGCATTGTGCCCATTCGTAACATCACAAGAGAACTAACAGAATGGACAACGTTTGACCTGTATTATTTCGGGCCGAATGGTATGCTTGACTTAAGCAAAGCGAAAAGTGCTATTCGCCACCTTAAAGAAATTCAGATTAAGCACGACGGCCGTCTTCATGAAGAAACGAAGGAACGCAAGAGAAAACAGGAGGAATTGAAGGCTAAACACACATTAGCTGATATTCAAAAGAAATTTATTCTGCTTCACAAGGGCCTTGATGAGCATGGCCGGGAAATTAATTTGCAGAAGCGAGGTTACTTATTTGAAGCCCTATTACGTGACCTCTTTCAGTTTGAAGAACTCAATCTTACAGAGCAATTCCAACTTAATACATTGGGCGAACAAATAGACGGCTCTCTTAAATACGATGGCGAGCATTATATAATAGAGGCCAAATGGCAAGATGAACTGGTCGCATCAAATGCACTTTATCAGTTTGCATATAAGGTTGAAGGTAAAATGTATGGTCGAGGGTTTTTTATCTCCCTTAATGGCTTTTCATCTGATTCAGTTCATGCTTTAAAGCACGGTAAATCACTCAAATCCATTTTGATAGATGGAGCTGACCTAGCACTGGTGATGGAAGGAATCTGGAGTTTCTCAGAGATGCTTGATAGGAAAGTTAAAGCTGCTCAGACGTTGGGGCAGATTTATATCGACCCATCTTCGATGAAGGAAAAAGTTAGAGTATAG
- a CDS encoding ribonucleoside-diphosphate reductase subunit alpha, producing the protein MLVIKRDGRRESVKFDKVTARIEKLCYGLNMDFVSPIEVAKKVIDGIYDGVTTVELDNLAAETSASLTTKHPDYAILAARIAVSNLHKVTSKSFSSTMKRLYTYEDPKNGENASLIAKDVWEVIHNHAHTLDSAIIYDRDYNYDFFGFKTLERSYLLRLDGKIVERPQHMLMRVSVGIHKNDIDSVIKTYNMMSERWMTHATPTLFNAGTPKPQMSSCFLLTMKDDSIEGIYDTLKNCALISQSAGGIGLAVHNVRATGSYIKGTNGNSNGLVPMLKVFNDTARYVDQGGGKRKGAFAIYLEPWHADIFDFLDLKKNHGKEENRARDLFYALWTPDLFMKRVEENGMWTLMCPHECPGLDTTWGPEFERLYMKYEKEGRGRKTIKAQELWFAILESQTETGTPYMLFKDAANGKSNQQNLGVIKSSNLCTEIMEYTDKDEIAVCNLASLALPRYLVTDAQGNTTFDHDKLYEVTYQTTLNLNKVIDVNYYPVPETQRSNFRHRPIGLGVQGLADTFIALRMPFESDEASGLNKDIFETIYFAAMTASKDLAIKDGAYETFPGSPLSQGKFQFDLWGVTPESGRWDWETLRAEVVEHGVRNSLLVAPMPTASTAQILGNNESFEPYTSNIYVRRVLSGEFMVVNKHLLKDLVALNLWSDQMKQEIIAANGSVQNIDRIPQHIKDLYKTVWEISQRRIIDMSADRGAYICQSQSLNLHVQNVNFGKLTSMHFHSWKKGLKTGMYYLRTKAAADAIKFTVEKQAAETLEPVYANVAQNQSDMACSLDNPDACEACGS; encoded by the coding sequence ATGTTGGTAATCAAACGCGACGGTCGCCGCGAATCCGTAAAATTCGATAAAGTAACGGCCCGCATTGAAAAGCTCTGCTACGGGCTGAATATGGATTTCGTGTCGCCGATTGAGGTGGCCAAGAAAGTGATTGACGGCATCTACGATGGCGTGACCACCGTGGAGCTGGACAACCTAGCTGCCGAAACTTCTGCTTCGCTCACTACCAAGCACCCCGACTACGCCATTCTGGCCGCCCGCATTGCGGTAAGCAACCTGCATAAGGTGACCTCGAAGTCGTTTTCGAGCACGATGAAGCGCCTCTACACCTACGAGGACCCCAAAAACGGCGAAAACGCCTCGCTCATCGCCAAGGATGTGTGGGAAGTGATTCATAACCACGCCCATACGCTGGATTCGGCCATCATCTACGACCGCGACTACAACTACGACTTCTTCGGCTTCAAGACCCTGGAGCGCTCCTACCTGCTGCGCCTCGATGGCAAGATTGTAGAGCGTCCCCAGCACATGCTGATGCGCGTATCGGTAGGCATTCACAAGAACGACATCGACTCAGTTATCAAGACCTACAACATGATGTCGGAGCGGTGGATGACGCACGCTACGCCTACCCTGTTCAACGCGGGCACGCCCAAGCCACAGATGTCGTCGTGCTTCCTGCTCACGATGAAGGACGACTCCATTGAGGGCATCTACGACACGCTGAAGAACTGCGCGCTGATTTCGCAGTCGGCTGGTGGTATCGGCTTGGCTGTGCACAACGTGCGCGCTACGGGCTCCTACATCAAAGGCACCAACGGCAACTCTAACGGCCTGGTGCCCATGCTGAAGGTGTTCAACGACACGGCCCGCTACGTGGACCAGGGCGGCGGCAAGCGCAAGGGCGCTTTCGCCATCTACCTGGAGCCCTGGCACGCCGATATTTTCGACTTCCTGGACCTGAAGAAGAACCACGGCAAGGAGGAAAACCGCGCCCGCGACCTGTTCTACGCCCTCTGGACGCCCGACTTGTTCATGAAGCGCGTGGAAGAAAACGGCATGTGGACGCTGATGTGCCCCCACGAGTGCCCCGGCCTGGACACCACCTGGGGCCCCGAGTTTGAGCGCTTGTACATGAAGTACGAGAAGGAAGGCCGCGGCCGCAAGACCATCAAGGCGCAGGAGCTGTGGTTTGCCATTCTGGAAAGCCAGACCGAGACCGGCACGCCATACATGCTATTCAAGGACGCCGCCAACGGCAAGAGCAACCAGCAGAACCTGGGCGTGATTAAGTCCTCGAACCTGTGCACCGAGATTATGGAGTACACCGACAAGGACGAAATTGCGGTGTGCAACCTGGCCTCGCTGGCCCTACCCCGCTACCTCGTAACCGACGCGCAGGGCAACACCACCTTCGACCACGACAAGCTGTACGAGGTAACGTACCAGACCACGCTGAACCTGAACAAGGTGATTGACGTGAACTACTACCCCGTGCCCGAAACGCAGCGCAGCAACTTCCGCCACCGTCCCATCGGGCTGGGCGTGCAGGGACTGGCTGATACGTTTATTGCCCTGCGGATGCCGTTTGAAAGCGACGAAGCCAGCGGCCTGAACAAGGACATCTTCGAGACCATCTACTTCGCGGCCATGACGGCCTCCAAGGACCTGGCCATCAAAGACGGTGCGTACGAGACCTTCCCCGGCTCGCCGCTGAGCCAGGGCAAGTTCCAGTTCGACCTGTGGGGCGTAACGCCCGAGTCGGGCCGGTGGGACTGGGAAACGCTGCGTGCCGAGGTAGTGGAGCACGGCGTGCGCAACTCGTTGCTGGTAGCGCCTATGCCTACCGCCAGCACGGCGCAGATCTTGGGCAACAACGAATCTTTTGAGCCTTATACGAGCAACATCTACGTGCGGCGCGTGCTCTCGGGCGAGTTCATGGTAGTGAACAAGCACCTGCTGAAAGACCTGGTGGCCCTGAACCTGTGGAGCGACCAGATGAAGCAGGAAATCATTGCGGCCAACGGCTCGGTGCAGAACATCGACCGGATTCCGCAGCACATCAAGGATCTGTATAAGACGGTGTGGGAAATCTCGCAGCGCCGCATCATTGATATGTCGGCCGACCGGGGCGCGTACATCTGCCAAAGCCAGAGCCTGAACCTGCACGTGCAAAACGTGAACTTCGGCAAGCTCACCAGCATGCACTTCCACAGCTGGAAGAAGGGTCTGAAAACCGGCATGTACTACCTGCGCACCAAAGCCGCCGCCGACGCCATCAAGTTCACGGTGGAGAAACAAGCCGCCGAAACACTGGAGCCGGTCTACGCCAACGTCGCCCAGAACCAAAGCGACATGGCTTGCTCACTAGATAATCCGGACGCCTGCGAGGCTTGCGGGTCGTAG